In Rahnella sikkimica, the following are encoded in one genomic region:
- a CDS encoding DksA/TraR family C4-type zinc finger protein, whose product MASGWAQDGAVQDQIDSTVNDAVDRARQSLGHGESEHFCQECGEPIPEARRKALEGVQYCVNCQAERDKKQQDHAGYNRRGSKDSQLR is encoded by the coding sequence ATGGCAAGCGGATGGGCGCAAGATGGCGCAGTTCAGGATCAGATTGATTCGACAGTGAATGATGCGGTTGACCGTGCGCGTCAGTCGCTCGGGCACGGTGAAAGCGAGCACTTTTGCCAGGAATGCGGGGAGCCTATTCCTGAAGCTCGCCGGAAAGCGCTGGAGGGCGTTCAGTATTGCGTGAACTGTCAGGCTGAGCGGGACAAAAAGCAGCAGGATCACGCCGGATATAATCGCCGGGGAAGTAAAGACAGCCAGCTGCGCTAG